The following coding sequences are from one Streptomyces venezuelae window:
- a CDS encoding nuclease-related domain-containing protein — protein sequence MREQWQVARRQALRWETASEGEQRVAAQLLVLTERGWRLLVDRRRPGTRGADVDMLLVGPGGVFVIDLAGAHIDVLHRPPPPTSPRHQASAASNSVRCRWST from the coding sequence ATGCGGGAGCAGTGGCAGGTGGCCCGCCGCCAGGCCCTCCGGTGGGAGACGGCGAGCGAGGGCGAGCAGCGCGTCGCCGCCCAGTTGCTCGTCCTGACGGAGCGCGGATGGCGGCTGCTCGTGGACCGGCGCCGGCCGGGCACGCGCGGCGCTGACGTCGACATGCTGCTCGTGGGGCCGGGCGGGGTCTTCGTCATCGACCTCGCAGGCGCTCACATAGACGTCCTCCACAGACCGCCCCCGCCGACGAGCCCCCGCCACCAGGCCTCCGCCGCTTCGAATTCCGTGCGGTGCAGGTGGTCGACGTAG
- a CDS encoding M20 family metallopeptidase: MREPVDVSVDAMIEDLRTLVEVESPSRDRDALTESARTVAAVIEARLGGKAALVESEAGSHVHWSGGGAPRVLILGHHDTVFPLGTLARRPFRVADGHATGPGVFDMLGGLVQAVHGLAALDDLSGVEILVTADEEVGSGSSRALIEERALACGAVLVFEGAADGGGVKTGRKGCGTFEVTVTGRASHAGLEPETGVNALVEAAHQVLAVEALGDPRTGTTVTPTVASAGTLDNVVPAKATLVVDVRVESPEEKERIEAAFAALPPRLEGAEIAVRGGIGRPPMPESAAAGLFAAARRLVPGLEGKAVGGGSDGNFTAALGVPTLDGLGAVGGGAHADHEYVVVEAMAERASLVTGLVRAIRDGGIA, encoded by the coding sequence ATGCGCGAGCCGGTCGACGTGAGTGTCGACGCGATGATCGAAGACCTCAGGACACTCGTGGAGGTCGAGTCGCCGTCGCGCGACCGCGACGCCCTGACGGAGTCGGCGAGAACCGTCGCCGCAGTCATCGAGGCCCGCCTCGGCGGAAAAGCGGCCCTCGTCGAGAGCGAGGCTGGCTCGCACGTCCACTGGTCCGGGGGCGGCGCTCCCCGCGTCCTGATCCTCGGCCACCACGACACGGTGTTCCCCCTGGGCACCCTCGCCCGCCGCCCGTTCCGGGTCGCGGACGGACACGCGACGGGCCCAGGCGTCTTCGACATGCTGGGCGGCCTGGTGCAGGCCGTGCACGGACTGGCGGCGCTCGACGACCTCTCGGGCGTCGAGATCCTCGTGACGGCGGACGAAGAGGTCGGCTCCGGCTCGTCCCGCGCCCTCATCGAGGAGCGCGCCCTCGCCTGCGGCGCGGTCCTCGTGTTCGAGGGCGCCGCCGACGGCGGGGGAGTGAAGACCGGCCGCAAGGGCTGCGGCACGTTCGAGGTGACCGTCACCGGCCGCGCGTCGCACGCCGGCCTCGAACCAGAGACGGGCGTCAACGCCCTGGTCGAAGCGGCCCACCAGGTCCTCGCCGTCGAGGCACTCGGCGACCCCCGCACCGGCACGACCGTCACCCCGACCGTCGCGTCCGCGGGCACGCTGGACAACGTGGTCCCGGCGAAGGCGACCCTCGTCGTCGACGTCCGCGTCGAGTCGCCCGAGGAGAAGGAACGCATCGAAGCCGCCTTCGCCGCCCTGCCCCCCCGCCTCGAAGGGGCGGAGATCGCCGTCAGGGGAGGCATCGGCCGCCCCCCGATGCCCGAATCGGCGGCGGCCGGGCTCTTCGCGGCGGCGAGGCGGCTCGTCCCGGGCCTGGAGGGCAAGGCGGTCGGCGGCGGCAGCGACGGCAACTTCACGGCCGCGCTCGGCGTGCCGACCCTCGACGGCCTCGGAGCGGTCGGCGGCGGAGCACACGCCGACCACGAGTACGTGGTGGTCGAGGCGATGGCCGAGCGGGCGAGCCTCGTGACGGGCCTGGTGCGCGCGATCCGCGACGGCGGGATCGCGTAG
- a CDS encoding glutamate--cysteine ligase, whose protein sequence is MRAEGRMSFGVEEEYLVVDPASREVRPYGAQVAALAARRLGRERVGDEISRFQVEARTSPHTRLADLADDINAMRGAVADAARERGLTVVSSGAPVLGEVRPLPLTRGPRYAESLAAFRALDDEQCAAACHVHVGIADRATALEVSNRLRPWLPVLVSLTANSPYWAGRWTGYASWRTLSWARWPVAGPPPYFDSVAHFDELLGHLHAAGAVMDQGGLYWDVRPSAHVPTLEIRVADAQTTAGETVMYAALVRALALTELRAVHAGEPVVNPAPEVLRAAYWRAARDGLRGHGLDARTRRLEPAPVLAERLYAHVRPALRDNGDDAWFRAAWARLRAHGTGAERQRAAHRGGNRLEDTVDALAGCFRDAG, encoded by the coding sequence ATGAGGGCCGAGGGGCGGATGTCGTTCGGGGTGGAGGAGGAGTACCTCGTCGTCGACCCGGCGTCGCGCGAGGTACGGCCGTACGGCGCACAGGTGGCAGCCCTGGCCGCCCGGCGGCTCGGCAGAGAGCGGGTGGGAGACGAGATCAGCCGTTTCCAGGTGGAGGCGCGGACGAGCCCGCACACCCGCCTGGCCGATCTCGCCGACGACATCAACGCGATGCGCGGCGCCGTCGCGGACGCGGCGCGGGAGCGGGGGCTCACGGTCGTGTCGTCCGGCGCACCGGTCCTGGGAGAGGTGCGGCCGCTGCCGCTCACCCGCGGGCCGCGCTACGCCGAGAGCCTGGCGGCGTTCCGCGCACTGGACGACGAGCAGTGCGCGGCGGCCTGCCACGTCCACGTCGGCATCGCCGACCGGGCGACGGCCCTGGAGGTGAGCAACCGGCTGCGGCCGTGGCTGCCGGTGCTCGTGTCCCTCACCGCGAACTCCCCGTACTGGGCCGGTCGATGGACCGGCTACGCGAGCTGGCGGACCCTGTCCTGGGCGCGCTGGCCGGTCGCGGGGCCACCGCCGTACTTCGACTCCGTGGCGCACTTCGACGAACTGTTGGGCCACCTGCACGCGGCGGGGGCGGTCATGGACCAAGGGGGCCTGTACTGGGACGTGCGGCCCTCGGCGCACGTGCCGACGCTGGAGATCCGGGTGGCGGACGCACAGACGACCGCGGGGGAGACGGTCATGTACGCGGCGTTGGTGCGGGCGTTGGCGCTGACGGAGCTGCGCGCCGTCCACGCCGGTGAGCCGGTCGTGAACCCCGCGCCGGAGGTGCTGCGGGCGGCGTACTGGCGGGCGGCCCGTGACGGCCTGCGCGGCCACGGCCTGGACGCGCGCACCCGACGGCTCGAACCCGCTCCGGTGCTGGCCGAGCGGCTCTACGCGCACGTCCGCCCGGCGTTGCGGGACAACGGGGACGACGCCTGGTTCCGGGCCGCCTGGGCGCGGCTCCGGGCGCACGGCACCGGCGCCGAACGGCAGCGGGCGGCGCACCGGGGCGGGAACCGCCTGGAGGACACGGTGGACGCCCTGGCCGGCTGCTTCCGCGACGCGGGGTGA
- a CDS encoding FluC/FEX family fluoride channel: MTRNEAKVLAAVAAGGGTGALTRYALSLWWPTPPGGFPWTTLVVNAAGCAAIGVLMVLVTEVRRQTHPLVRPLLGTGFLGGFTTFSTYAVDIERLVRVGHARTGLAYLALTPVAALAAVWGAAWATRRVAARRTVAGRRA, translated from the coding sequence TTGACGCGGAACGAGGCCAAGGTCCTGGCGGCGGTGGCGGCGGGCGGCGGAACCGGGGCGCTGACCCGGTACGCGTTGTCGCTGTGGTGGCCCACACCCCCCGGCGGGTTCCCCTGGACGACCCTCGTGGTGAACGCCGCGGGCTGCGCCGCGATCGGCGTCCTCATGGTGCTGGTCACGGAGGTGCGACGACAGACACACCCCTTGGTGCGGCCGCTCCTCGGCACGGGTTTCCTCGGCGGCTTCACCACGTTCTCGACGTACGCGGTGGACATCGAACGCCTCGTCCGCGTCGGCCACGCCCGCACGGGCCTGGCCTACCTGGCCCTGACACCGGTCGCGGCGCTCGCGGCGGTGTGGGGGGCGGCGTGGGCGACGCGCCGCGTGGCGGCGCGCCGGACGGTGGCGGGGAGGCGGGCGTGA
- the crcB gene encoding fluoride efflux transporter CrcB, with translation MNWLLVLVGGMIGAPLRHLTDVAVRKRYGTDFPWGILAVNVAGCLILGVLTGAVMAGAASPHVQLLLGTGLCGALTTYSTFSYETLRLAETGSRFHAAANALGSVVAGLGAAVVGMAAAEALWV, from the coding sequence GTGAACTGGCTGCTCGTGCTGGTCGGCGGCATGATCGGCGCGCCCCTGCGCCACCTCACCGACGTGGCGGTGCGGAAGCGGTACGGCACCGACTTCCCCTGGGGCATCCTCGCCGTCAACGTCGCGGGCTGCCTGATCCTCGGCGTCCTGACGGGTGCGGTCATGGCGGGCGCCGCGTCGCCGCACGTCCAGCTGCTCCTCGGCACGGGGCTGTGCGGGGCGCTGACGACGTACTCGACCTTCTCGTACGAGACGCTGCGGCTCGCCGAGACCGGTTCGCGCTTCCACGCGGCGGCCAACGCGCTGGGAAGCGTGGTGGCGGGCCTCGGCGCGGCGGTTGTGGGAATGGCCGCGGCCGAGGCCCTGTGGGTGTGA
- a CDS encoding tetratricopeptide repeat protein, whose amino-acid sequence MTYYEHGTAAERWERAQLFFDAKEYATAARILDTLADEAPEQVAPRLLLARAYYHSAQLGRAEAALRKVIELDPVESYARLMLGRTLQRQNRPDDAAPHLRMAAALNGDFAGA is encoded by the coding sequence ATGACCTACTACGAGCACGGAACCGCGGCGGAGCGCTGGGAGCGCGCGCAGCTCTTCTTCGACGCCAAGGAGTACGCCACGGCGGCCCGCATCCTCGACACCCTGGCCGACGAGGCGCCGGAGCAGGTCGCCCCGCGTCTGCTGCTCGCCCGCGCCTACTACCACTCCGCCCAACTGGGCCGCGCCGAGGCCGCGTTGCGCAAGGTGATCGAGCTCGACCCGGTCGAGAGCTACGCCCGGCTCATGCTCGGACGCACACTGCAGCGGCAGAACCGCCCCGACGACGCGGCGCCCCACCTGCGCATGGCCGCCGCGCTGAACGGGGACTTCGCGGGAGCGTGA
- a CDS encoding helix-turn-helix domain-containing protein produces MSHAIQRVSELALDETTVTVLRARLRTTADEIVQAIIDEVPPYANALSGRMGATIRRAVRTALGHYLDLASGNATGGDAGDAAYELGRGEVRDGRSMDALLGAYRVGARVAWRCLAAGAVPAGLPAAEVAKFAELTFAYIDELSAASAAGHADELAARGRAHERHLEHLARDLLAGASPDVLLASAQRAGWQPPGSLTAVLLPAEQARPAYRALDPSTLVLDDLPDATGVLLVPDADRPRLLRQLTERTAVIGPARPWTRASASYARAARARSLSCGIRDTEDHLPELVLSADADAFADLRTRALAPLQALPAATARRLEETLRAWLLHQGRRDEVAAALFVHPQTVRYRMSQLRELFPDLPSPQRVLELTLAVGLRGT; encoded by the coding sequence GTGAGCCATGCAATCCAAAGGGTCAGCGAACTGGCCCTGGACGAGACGACGGTCACCGTACTTCGGGCCAGGCTGAGGACCACCGCCGACGAGATCGTCCAGGCGATCATCGACGAGGTCCCTCCCTACGCCAACGCACTCTCGGGCCGTATGGGAGCCACCATCCGGCGAGCCGTCCGCACCGCCCTGGGGCACTACCTGGACCTCGCGAGCGGGAACGCCACGGGCGGCGACGCCGGTGACGCGGCGTACGAGCTGGGCCGCGGCGAGGTGCGCGACGGCCGCTCGATGGACGCCCTCCTCGGTGCCTACCGCGTCGGCGCCCGCGTCGCCTGGCGCTGCCTGGCGGCGGGTGCCGTGCCCGCGGGTCTGCCCGCCGCCGAGGTCGCCAAGTTCGCCGAGCTGACCTTCGCCTACATCGACGAGCTCTCCGCCGCGAGCGCCGCGGGCCACGCCGACGAGCTGGCCGCCCGGGGCAGGGCCCACGAGCGCCATCTGGAACACCTGGCCCGAGACCTGCTCGCCGGCGCGAGCCCGGACGTGCTCCTCGCCTCGGCGCAACGGGCCGGGTGGCAGCCGCCGGGCTCGCTGACCGCGGTCCTGCTGCCCGCCGAGCAGGCCCGGCCGGCCTACCGCGCCCTCGACCCCAGCACCCTCGTCCTCGACGATCTGCCGGACGCCACGGGTGTTCTGCTCGTCCCCGACGCCGACCGGCCACGTCTCCTGCGGCAGCTGACCGAACGCACCGCCGTGATCGGCCCGGCCCGGCCGTGGACCCGCGCGTCCGCCTCGTACGCGCGAGCCGCACGCGCCCGTTCCCTCTCCTGCGGCATCCGCGACACCGAGGACCACCTGCCCGAGCTGGTGCTGAGTGCCGACGCGGACGCGTTCGCGGACCTGCGCACCCGGGCCCTGGCCCCGTTGCAGGCCCTGCCCGCCGCGACCGCGCGCCGTCTCGAGGAGACGTTGCGGGCGTGGCTGCTGCATCAGGGAAGGCGGGACGAGGTGGCGGCGGCGTTGTTCGTCCACCCTCAGACAGTCCGGTACCGGATGTCGCAGCTGCGGGAGCTGTTCCCGGATCTCCCGTCGCCGCAGCGGGTCCTCGAACTGACGCTGGCGGTCGGCCTCCGGGGCACCTGA
- a CDS encoding ferredoxin reductase, with translation MTSTALRSRAWKLLEMVTTPLLPSDYLDLVSPLRAGADLRGRIEAVHPETDDAATLVIRPGRGWRGHTAGQYVRIGVDVDGVRLWRAYSLTSPTDRRDGRVTITVKAIPDGKVSNHLVRSARPGTLIQLDQPTGDFVLPRAKPAKVLYLTAGSGITPVMGMLRDTEFDDVVMVHCAPRPQDVIFRDELHARAGDEKLRLTEVHTDTDGMLDIARLDALVPDWTERETWACGPAGLLDAAEKHWSDHGVPERLHTERFRPSVVVTGDGGEVTFSATGKTVDADGATPLLDVGEEAGVLMPSGCRMGICFGCVTPLKTGAVRDLRTGEITEAEPGVLIQTCVSAAAGPCDIER, from the coding sequence ATGACGAGTACAGCCCTCCGCAGCAGGGCGTGGAAGCTACTGGAGATGGTCACGACGCCGCTGCTGCCGTCGGACTACCTCGACCTGGTCAGCCCGCTGCGCGCGGGCGCCGACCTGCGTGGGCGCATCGAGGCCGTGCACCCCGAGACGGACGACGCCGCGACCCTCGTGATCAGACCGGGACGGGGCTGGCGCGGCCACACGGCCGGCCAGTACGTGCGGATCGGGGTCGACGTCGACGGGGTGCGCCTGTGGCGCGCCTACTCCCTCACCTCCCCGACGGACCGCCGCGACGGCCGCGTCACGATCACCGTGAAGGCGATCCCGGACGGCAAGGTCAGCAACCATCTGGTCCGCAGCGCCCGACCGGGCACCCTGATCCAGCTCGACCAGCCGACCGGTGACTTCGTGCTGCCCCGGGCCAAGCCCGCCAAGGTGCTCTACCTGACGGCCGGCAGCGGCATCACGCCCGTCATGGGCATGCTGCGCGACACCGAGTTCGACGACGTCGTCATGGTCCACTGCGCGCCGCGACCGCAAGACGTGATCTTCCGCGACGAACTGCACGCCCGGGCCGGCGACGAGAAGCTGCGGCTCACCGAGGTGCACACCGACACGGACGGCATGCTCGACATCGCCCGCCTCGACGCACTCGTGCCCGACTGGACCGAGCGCGAGACCTGGGCCTGCGGGCCCGCGGGCCTGCTCGACGCCGCCGAGAAGCACTGGTCCGATCACGGCGTACCCGAGCGCCTGCACACCGAACGCTTCCGCCCGAGCGTCGTCGTCACCGGCGACGGCGGCGAGGTCACCTTCAGCGCCACCGGCAAGACCGTCGACGCGGACGGCGCCACGCCGCTCCTCGACGTCGGCGAGGAGGCCGGCGTGCTCATGCCCTCCGGGTGCCGTATGGGCATCTGCTTCGGCTGCGTCACGCCGCTCAAGACGGGCGCCGTCCGTGACCTGCGCACCGGCGAGATCACCGAGGCCGAGCCGGGCGTCCTCATCCAGACCTGCGTGTCCGCCGCGGCGGGCCCCTGTGACATCGAACGGTAG
- a CDS encoding fatty acid desaturase family protein, giving the protein MTAIDPTAHLTATQIEELGRELDAIRDEVIAGRGEKDAAYIRKVIAAQRKLELVSRGVLLFSSFPPAWLLGTAGLSVAKIMDNMEIGHNVLHGQWDWMRDPKIHSTTWEWDHVSPSDQWKHSHNELHHTYTNVIGKDNDLGYGIMRVDEDQKWHPLHLGQPLWNFINACFFEYGIAAYDLELGKNLNKRGRKNPEFRARAKAVGRKIRKQVLKDYVIHPLLSGPSFLPTLGATFTANLVRNIWSHSVIMCGHFPEGVQVFERRSIKGETRGQWYLRQMMGSANISGSKAMHFMTGNLSHQIEHHLFPDLPSNRYAEVAVKVRALFEKYELEYVTGPLPKQVFSAWRKVFRLSLPNKKPGVRTPDRARELVAA; this is encoded by the coding sequence TTGACCGCCATCGACCCCACCGCCCACCTGACCGCGACACAGATCGAGGAGCTCGGCCGCGAACTGGACGCGATCCGCGACGAGGTGATCGCGGGACGCGGCGAGAAGGACGCCGCCTACATCCGCAAGGTCATCGCGGCACAGCGCAAGCTCGAGCTGGTCAGCCGGGGCGTGCTGCTGTTCTCCAGCTTCCCGCCCGCGTGGCTGCTCGGCACCGCGGGACTGTCCGTGGCGAAGATCATGGACAACATGGAGATCGGCCACAACGTCCTGCACGGCCAGTGGGACTGGATGCGCGACCCGAAGATCCACTCCACCACCTGGGAGTGGGACCACGTCTCGCCGTCCGACCAGTGGAAGCATTCGCACAACGAGCTGCACCACACGTACACCAACGTGATCGGCAAGGACAACGACCTCGGATACGGCATCATGCGCGTGGACGAGGACCAGAAGTGGCACCCCCTCCACCTCGGCCAGCCGCTGTGGAACTTCATCAACGCCTGCTTCTTCGAGTACGGCATCGCCGCGTACGACCTGGAGCTCGGCAAGAACCTGAACAAGCGCGGCCGCAAGAACCCGGAGTTCCGCGCGCGGGCCAAGGCCGTGGGCCGCAAGATCCGCAAGCAGGTGCTCAAGGACTACGTGATCCACCCGCTCCTCTCGGGCCCGTCGTTCCTCCCCACGCTCGGCGCCACGTTCACCGCGAACCTGGTCCGCAACATCTGGTCCCACTCGGTGATCATGTGCGGGCACTTCCCCGAGGGCGTGCAGGTCTTCGAGCGCCGGTCGATCAAGGGCGAGACGCGCGGCCAGTGGTACCTGCGCCAGATGATGGGCTCGGCGAACATCAGCGGCAGCAAGGCCATGCACTTCATGACCGGCAACCTGTCGCACCAGATCGAGCACCACTTGTTCCCGGACCTTCCGAGCAACCGGTACGCCGAGGTCGCGGTGAAGGTGCGCGCGCTGTTCGAGAAGTACGAGCTGGAGTACGTCACCGGGCCGCTGCCCAAGCAGGTGTTCTCCGCGTGGCGGAAGGTCTTCCGGCTCTCGCTGCCGAACAAGAAGCCCGGGGTCAGGACGCCGGACCGCGCGCGGGAACTCGTCGCGGCCTGA
- a CDS encoding WD40 repeat domain-containing protein, whose product MNRRTDRGVRRVRRALGAAVVMGALTAVLPGVASADPASGERDSRVGVDAGVERISVAADGSQLDGDSTGGAITTDGGRTVFTSSATNLTPGNAAGSERVYLRDKPSGQIKHVGSHPIDSPVISGNGEYAAYWVLLFRDTKIKLAQWTAGSSIGLNCDALNCSQPSVSGDGRSMANVATIGRPSTSQRIDVWDWQAGTKQELAWFAHTAPSRPSISGDGRFVAYQDGKAKDVFLWDGDHGSISGPIEGPAKEATIVQVSEDGGKVVYLSGPDTYVHDVSTGTARRVPDVKGVAIDPTGNHLLYAPNDTTGPSLVLRDLRTDTDRTVSDRPASAEVDAVSADGRDVVFASTADDIVPGDTNGKSDVFVRSFDRTVARQG is encoded by the coding sequence ATGAACAGACGGACGGACCGGGGCGTCAGACGCGTGCGGCGTGCCTTGGGGGCGGCGGTCGTGATGGGTGCGCTCACCGCGGTGCTGCCCGGAGTCGCCTCTGCCGACCCGGCGAGCGGTGAGCGAGACAGCCGTGTCGGAGTCGACGCCGGGGTCGAGAGGATCAGTGTCGCGGCCGACGGCAGTCAGTTGGACGGCGACTCCACGGGTGGTGCGATCACGACCGACGGAGGGCGCACCGTCTTCACGTCGTCGGCGACCAATCTGACGCCCGGAAACGCCGCGGGCAGCGAGCGGGTGTACCTGCGCGACAAGCCGTCGGGGCAGATCAAGCACGTGGGCAGCCACCCGATCGACTCCCCGGTGATCAGCGGCAACGGCGAATACGCCGCTTACTGGGTGCTGTTGTTCAGGGACACCAAGATCAAGCTGGCCCAGTGGACCGCGGGCAGTTCGATCGGTCTCAACTGCGATGCCCTCAATTGCAGTCAGCCGTCGGTGAGCGGCGACGGTCGCTCCATGGCCAACGTCGCCACCATCGGCCGGCCGTCGACCAGCCAGCGCATCGACGTATGGGACTGGCAGGCCGGCACCAAGCAGGAACTCGCCTGGTTCGCCCACACCGCACCGTCCCGGCCGTCCATCAGCGGCGACGGCCGCTTCGTCGCCTACCAGGACGGCAAGGCCAAGGACGTCTTCCTGTGGGACGGGGACCACGGCTCGATCTCGGGACCGATCGAGGGCCCGGCCAAGGAAGCGACGATCGTCCAGGTCAGCGAGGACGGCGGCAAGGTCGTCTATCTCTCGGGCCCCGACACGTACGTCCATGACGTGAGCACGGGCACGGCCCGACGCGTCCCGGACGTCAAGGGCGTGGCCATCGACCCGACCGGCAACCACCTCCTGTACGCCCCGAACGACACGACCGGCCCCTCCCTGGTGCTGCGCGACCTGCGCACGGACACCGACAGGACCGTCTCGGACCGCCCGGCCTCGGCGGAGGTCGACGCGGTCAGCGCCGACGGACGCGACGTGGTCTTCGCATCAACGGCCGACGACATCGTGCCGGGCGACACCAACGGCAAGTCCGATGTATTCGTGCGTTCTTTCGACAGGACCGTCGCCCGGCAAGGGTGA
- a CDS encoding MFS transporter: MTSLNTTDAAFNPSGGDGPPGPSPSARWLAVAAVTMGIFSIVTTEILPIGLLDEIGSGFGVSDGTAGLMMTMPGLLAAVCAPLTTAATERVDRRLMLCLFMSLLLVANLLVAAAPGYWLVLVSRVLVGVVIGGFWSIAIGLAERLVPSGSVRRATAVIFSAVPLGSVLGVPAGTFIGNAAGWRTAFVVMSAFTLAVLILTFLVVPPLPPTATTGLRVLSGLVKEVNTRFALLLTFLVVLAHFGTYTYVAPFLHDVTGAGPHLTTVALLAYGVAGIAGNFLGGTMIGRHPRAVFGAVASVIAAVTLLLPVAGRRPVVALVLLIVWGLAYGAVPLCSQTWFIKAAPAAPEAASVLFTASFQASLSLGALAGGAVLDRTSPSAVMVCGGLVAVLTVLAAGVHFARRLDWPRWPGRDH, from the coding sequence ATGACCTCGCTGAACACCACGGACGCGGCCTTCAACCCCTCCGGAGGAGACGGGCCGCCGGGCCCGTCTCCCTCGGCGCGGTGGCTCGCGGTGGCCGCCGTGACCATGGGAATCTTCTCCATCGTCACGACGGAGATCCTGCCCATCGGTCTCCTCGACGAGATCGGTTCCGGGTTCGGGGTCTCCGACGGGACCGCGGGACTCATGATGACCATGCCCGGCCTCCTCGCGGCCGTCTGCGCGCCCCTGACCACCGCGGCGACAGAGCGCGTCGACCGCCGTCTGATGCTGTGTCTGTTCATGTCGCTGCTGCTCGTCGCGAACCTGCTCGTCGCCGCGGCGCCCGGCTACTGGCTCGTGCTGGTGTCCCGCGTCCTCGTCGGCGTGGTCATCGGCGGGTTCTGGTCCATCGCCATCGGTCTGGCCGAACGCCTGGTGCCGTCCGGGTCGGTGCGGCGTGCCACGGCGGTGATCTTCTCCGCCGTACCGCTCGGCTCCGTACTGGGCGTGCCGGCCGGCACGTTCATCGGCAACGCCGCCGGCTGGCGCACCGCTTTCGTCGTGATGAGCGCGTTCACCCTCGCTGTGCTGATCCTGACCTTCCTCGTCGTGCCACCTCTGCCGCCCACCGCGACGACCGGCCTGAGGGTGCTGTCCGGACTGGTGAAGGAGGTGAACACCCGCTTCGCCCTGCTGCTGACGTTCTTGGTGGTGCTCGCGCACTTCGGGACGTACACCTACGTCGCCCCGTTCCTGCACGACGTCACGGGCGCGGGACCACACCTGACCACGGTCGCGCTGCTGGCGTACGGCGTGGCGGGAATCGCGGGCAACTTCCTCGGCGGGACGATGATCGGCCGTCACCCCCGGGCCGTCTTCGGGGCCGTGGCCTCGGTGATCGCGGCGGTGACGCTGCTGCTGCCCGTCGCGGGCCGCCGGCCGGTCGTGGCGCTGGTACTGCTCATCGTGTGGGGCCTGGCCTACGGCGCCGTACCCCTCTGTTCCCAGACGTGGTTCATCAAGGCCGCCCCCGCCGCGCCGGAAGCCGCATCCGTCCTGTTCACCGCCTCCTTCCAGGCGTCCCTTTCCCTGGGCGCCCTGGCCGGAGGCGCCGTCCTGGACCGGACCTCACCGTCCGCGGTGATGGTGTGCGGCGGCCTCGTCGCCGTGCTCACGGTCCTGGCCGCCGGGGTCCACTTCGCCCGGCGCCTCGACTGGCCGCGTTGGCCCGGCCGCGATCACTGA
- a CDS encoding HIT family protein: MSTEHHAPDCVFCKVAAGAGPARVVTGTADTLTFLPLEPVHPGHVLVVPRRHVADIWDLDEATAAAVGTAVLRAAHAVRAVHRPEGLNVIQSSGAVATQSVFHLHVHVVPRYTGDRMPRLWPEPAPTDADRLDDSVRRLRAALDAPRDPSLQHE, from the coding sequence ATGAGCACCGAACACCACGCCCCCGACTGTGTCTTCTGCAAGGTCGCAGCGGGGGCCGGACCGGCACGTGTCGTCACCGGAACGGCCGACACCCTGACCTTCCTCCCCCTCGAACCGGTCCACCCGGGACACGTCCTCGTCGTGCCCCGACGCCACGTCGCGGACATCTGGGACCTCGACGAGGCGACGGCGGCGGCCGTCGGGACGGCGGTGCTCAGGGCCGCGCACGCGGTCCGGGCGGTCCACCGCCCCGAGGGGCTGAACGTCATCCAGTCGTCCGGCGCGGTGGCCACCCAGTCGGTGTTCCACCTCCACGTCCACGTCGTACCGCGCTACACGGGCGACAGGATGCCGCGGCTGTGGCCCGAGCCGGCCCCGACGGACGCGGACCGCCTCGACGACTCGGTCCGCCGCCTGCGCGCGGCACTGGACGCCCCGCGGGACCCCTCCCTACAGCACGAATAG